CAGCCACAGCCCGTTGTATCCCAGCATCTTGCTGTCCTTAAGGATAAGGGTATTGTTGAATCCCTCACCGAAGGCAACAAGCGTATTTACCGAATTGTTGATCCCTTTGTCAGAAATATCATCACCGGTTTTGATAATGTCTTACCCGGAGATCAATCCTGAAGGTGA
The window above is part of the Oceanispirochaeta sp. M1 genome. Proteins encoded here:
- a CDS encoding helix-turn-helix transcriptional regulator, which codes for MENKCNCPEELIDGYAKKLKVCGHPLRLKMLCLIERQDCCVSELWQCLDQPQPVVSQHLAVLKDKGIVESLTEGNKRIYRIVDPFVRNIITGFDNVLPGDQS